Below is a window of Streptomyces spongiicola DNA.
TGCTGAGGCTGATCCGCGAGGGCGGCGACTGGCGCGAACTGGCCGCGGGACTCTTCAACGGACAGGGCTCGTGGGGCAACGGGGCCGCCATGCGCATCGCCCCGCTCGGCGCCTGGTACGCCGACGACCCCGAGCAGGCCACCCATCAGGCCGAGGTCTCCGCGTACACGACGCACCAGCACCGCGAGGCCGTCGCCGGGTGCATGGCGGTCGCCGCGGCCGCCGCCCTCGCGGCCTCCGGGAACGGGACTCCGCCGCCCGGCGAACTGCTCGACGGGGTGATCGCACTCGTGCCGCGCAGCGCCGTGGGACAGGGTCTGCGCCGGGCGCGGGACATGCTCGACTACGGCGACGCCGGCACGGTCGCGGCGGTGCTCGGCCGGGGGCGCCGCACGAGCGCGCACGACACCGTCCCGTTCGCGCTCTGGTCCGCGGCCCGGGCCCTGGGGGACTTCGAGGAGACCTTCTGGACCACTGCCCAGGTGGGCGGAGACGTCGACACCACCTGCGCCATCGCGGGGGGTGTGGTCGCCGCGGCCGGGGCCGGGGCCCCGCCCGCGGCCTGGCGGGAGCGGACCGAGGCCCTGCCCGGCTGGCTGCCCGCCGGGCCCGCCTGACCCCGGGACGCATCCCGCTGCCGCCCGCACCCAGCTGCTGCCGCCCGCCCGGCAGACGGTGCTCGGCCGCGCGGACCGCCGATCGCACTCGGGCCGCGAGGGCGTACGGGTGTGTCCGTGCGGGCCCCCGCCGGCCCGCCCGACGTCCGCCGGTGGTGGTACATCCGAAGCCCGGATCCCCCTTCGGGCATTCCTTCGCGAATGCGACACAACAGCCGCACGGCGCTCCCGGGAGCCGGGGCGGCGGCGGTGCCGTCGAGGCCGCCGGTTGGCCGCTCCCGGCAGTTTGTGCGCCGTGGTGCGGCCACTGCCCGGATATGCGGATCCCCTGCGCCATGCGGATTTCGCCGTGGCGCAGGGGATGGCGGCCTACCGGCCCGGAGTGTGCGGAAGCGAAGGGCGGGGTGCGGGATTCGCCGGTGCGGCCGCGCCGGCCATGGTGCCGCGAACCCGCCCGGGCGACGCTCGGCGGCGGGCTCGTCCGGGAGACGGGGAGCCGGGGGTGTCGCGACCGGGCCGGGCGGCGTAACCTGTCTGGCGCCATGCCGTACGAACCACCCACGCACGCCGCCGAGCGCTCCCTCCGCGCCACCACCGGTGCCAAGATCGTCGCCGGTGTCGACGAGGTCGGGCGAGGGGCCTGGGCCGGTCCGGTCACGGTGTGCGCGGCCGTCACGGGTCTGCGCCGGCCGCCCCAGGGGCTGACCGACTCCAAGCTGATCACACCCAGGCGCCGTGCCCTCCTGGCGGCGGAACTGGAGCGCTGGGTCACCTGCCACGCGCTCGGGCACGCCTCCCCGGAGGAGATCGACGACCTGGGCATGACGGCGGCCCTGCGCCTGGCGGCGTCCCGGGCCCTGGAGGGGCTTCCGGTCCGTCCCGACGCGGTGATCCTGGACGGCAGGCATGACTACCTGGGCGCGCCGTGGCGGGTCCGGACGGTCGTCAAGGGCGACCGGTCGTGCGTCGCCGTCGCCGCGGCCTCGGTGATCGCCAAGGTGCGGCGGGACGAGCTGATGGCCCGGCTCGGACTGGAGTCGGCGGCGGTCGAGCCGTACGCGTTCGCCGAGAACGCCGGCTACCCGTCACCGGTGCACAAGGCGGCGCTGCACGACCTCGGTCCCACCTCCTTCCACCGGCTTTCCTGGGCCTACCTCGACGCGATGCCGCGCTGGCGGCATCTGAAGAAGGCCCGGATTCCCGCGGAGGCGGCCGCACTGGAAAGCGGGGGCCAACTCGGCTTCGACTTCTGAACCGGCCGTACCAGGAGTACTGTGCCGACCGGCCCGACCACCGGTCGCACTTGTGTGCCACCCGCCGATGCCCGTCGCACCGGCGTTTGATAAAAATCCACCCATGCCTCTCATCCCCGAGGAGCCTCAGATTCACGAGAGTGCCCAGGGTCCCCGCGCTGCCTCGGCCACCGGCCGTACCGCGCCGACCCCCCGTCCCGTACCCGGTCCGCGCAGCGTGGCCGCTCCCCGCCCCGGGCGCCCCGGCCCCGGTCCGGCCAGGCCCGCTCCGCCCGCGCAGCGCGCGCACGGCTCCGCCGCTCCGGCGTCGCCCCGGAAGCAGAATCGTTCCGCGCCGCAGATCCAGCTCATCCCCGCCTCCGCCGAGGGGGCGCTCGACGCCGCCGGTGAGGCCGTCGACCTGCTGCTCGACTCGGGGCGTGCCCCGGGCGAGATCCTCGTGCTGACCACGGGCGAGCAGCACCCCTGGGCGGCCCACGAGCTGTCCTTCGGTGAGAGCGCCTACTGGGCCCAACACGATGCCGCCGACGACGTCTTCTACGCGGACGCCGCCTCGGTGGGCCGTGCCTCGCCCCGGCCCGTGGTCGTCGTCGCCGTGAACGGCGACGGGGGCGACGACACCCCCCGGGTGCTGCCCGTCGCACTGGGGCACGCGCGAGCGCTGCTGATCTTGTGCGGTGACCCGAAGCGGATCAACGCGGCGCTCGGCGCGAGTGCCTGAGCGGACCGCCGGCGCGTGCAGCCGGACCGGGCGCGGCGCGGCGCGCGTCCAACGCCGTGCTCTGCCCTGACACGGTGTCCGGTGCGGTGCGGTGCGGGCGCCGGCTCAGGGCCGGTCCCACAGCGGTGCGGCGCGCCACCGGAGCACCTGGTACCGGTCCGGCACGGGCGCCCGCGTCCTCGCCCGCGGAGCCTTGCCCGCACAACGACGGCGAGTGCCGTTCTGCTCGGCGCCCGCCGGGCGGTGCGGACGGTCCGGCGGCGTCACCCGGCGCGGACTCCCGAGGCTGGGAACGGCGTTCCGGAGCCCGCCCCCGCGTCTAGCGGGCCGCCGTACGGCGCATCGCTTCGGCGGCGCCGCTCGCCGTGCGCAAGGGCGCCGTCCCCGGGCCGGACACCAGGTCCGCGAAACCGCTCGGCCGCGACCCGGAGCTGGGCCGGCGGCCGCCGCGCCCTTCCCCGAGCACCTGCCACCCGCCGCGCGTCAGCGTGATGTACGCGCCGCAGCGCAGCCCGTGCAAGGTGCACGCGTCACGCAGGCCCCACATCCAGGCCCCGTCCTCCTCCGTCCAACGCTCGTCGCCCTCACGGCAGTAGAGCAGCACGGCGGTGCGCACCGGTGAACGGCGGCGCAGATCGTGGGGGATGACCCGCCGCAGCTGGGCCAGCAGGGTGTTGCGGAACTCCCACCCGTCGGCGGGGACGGGCCGCCGGGCGAACGAGGCGCTGGCGACGAGCCGCTCCTCGGTGTCGAGTACGGCGACCACGGCCGTCGAGGGCGCGGGCTCGTGGCGGACATGCAGTCCGCTGACCACCTCGCGCGGGTTGCGAAGGAGAGGTATCTGCGCTTCCGCCCACTCCGCGGGTTCCAGCAGTCTGGCGAGGCGACTGGCGGAGCCGGCCGATCCTTTGAACGAAGTGGCTGCGGACGAGGCGAATCCGAAGGTCACGGTCCTCCCTTCGCATACGCGCCCACAGTGCGGGCAGGGTCGGGTGAGGGCGCACCGCGGCATAGCCCTTGCGGACCGCGACGGGACCGGGCGGAGGGCGGTGGTTCCAATTCTTGCGGGCCCGGGGGCGGGCGGCAACGAGCAATTGAGACCGCTGACTGGAATGTGCGGAAATGGTGCTCATTTCCCTGCCCGTCGACGCACCCCGTCCCGCAGCCCTTACGCCTGAACTGCCAGGACCAGTGGAAACACCCCCTCAGCTCCCGCCTGCCGCAGCAGTCGTGACGCCACGGCGAGGGTCCAGCCGCTGTCCGAAAGATCGTCCACGAGCAGTACCGGGCCGCCGGCTTCCGCCACCGTCCGCGCCAGATCGGGTGGCACGACGAAGGCCTCGTGCAGCCCGCGCACCCGCTGCGCGCTGTTCGTGCGCGAGATGTGCCGGTCCTCCGAACCCGCCGCGTACTCGATGGTGCCGAGGAAGGGCATCCGCCCGACCTCCGCGATGCGGGTGCCGAGCGATCCCACGAGTTGAGGCCTGGTGCGCGAGGCGATGGCCACGACCCCGACGGGCCGGGCCGGAGCGTCGGGGGCGCCCGAGGACCAACCACCGGGGCCCTTGGCCCAGTCGGCCAGCACACTGACGACGGCGCCGGCCACATCGGCGGGCACCGGGCCGTCCGGGGACTGCGCGGCGAACATCGGCCGCAGGCGGTTGCCCCAGCCGATGTCGGAAAGCCGGCCCAGCGCCCGGCCGGTGAAGGCCTGCTCGCCCGCGGGGATACGGCCCTTCAGGTCCACGCCGACCGCCGGAAGGCCCGTGGGCC
It encodes the following:
- a CDS encoding ADP-ribosylglycohydrolase family protein, yielding MTADSTLDRRLDRALASLRGLSVGDALGSQFFVPSHHALLKRRALPPGPWQWTDDTEMACSVVAVLAAHSRIDQDALARSFAEHHDFDRGYGPAVNRMLRLIREGGDWRELAAGLFNGQGSWGNGAAMRIAPLGAWYADDPEQATHQAEVSAYTTHQHREAVAGCMAVAAAAALAASGNGTPPPGELLDGVIALVPRSAVGQGLRRARDMLDYGDAGTVAAVLGRGRRTSAHDTVPFALWSAARALGDFEETFWTTAQVGGDVDTTCAIAGGVVAAAGAGAPPAAWRERTEALPGWLPAGPA
- a CDS encoding ribonuclease HII, which encodes MPYEPPTHAAERSLRATTGAKIVAGVDEVGRGAWAGPVTVCAAVTGLRRPPQGLTDSKLITPRRRALLAAELERWVTCHALGHASPEEIDDLGMTAALRLAASRALEGLPVRPDAVILDGRHDYLGAPWRVRTVVKGDRSCVAVAAASVIAKVRRDELMARLGLESAAVEPYAFAENAGYPSPVHKAALHDLGPTSFHRLSWAYLDAMPRWRHLKKARIPAEAAALESGGQLGFDF